In Thiospirochaeta perfilievii, a single window of DNA contains:
- a CDS encoding DNA-processing protein DprA, producing the protein MDNILLLQMIPGFGIVKIRSFLEKNQALINDFNYFEYLVYKESGYKPSQFIDDVSRLKEQCFNLGVKIIHPPNLGVEYRPLLLYIKGDESLIINKKNIAVVGTREPSSTGVDIGSRFVLNAIESGWCIVSGLARGCDKLAHRVTITNGGSTIAVIPMGYRDGLAPWILDRGVFVSEYPPNTKVEKFRCVLRNRIIVGLSKGLFVIEAQEGSGTQHSLKYAIESKIPISYGVGFNGITRYSHTKIEDKSQFDLFLKNCIE; encoded by the coding sequence ATGGATAATATACTTTTATTACAGATGATTCCCGGTTTTGGAATTGTTAAAATCAGGAGTTTTCTAGAAAAAAACCAGGCCCTTATTAACGACTTTAACTACTTTGAGTATCTTGTTTATAAAGAGTCAGGTTATAAACCAAGTCAGTTTATTGATGATGTCTCAAGGTTAAAGGAGCAGTGTTTTAATCTTGGTGTAAAAATTATCCATCCTCCTAATTTAGGTGTAGAGTATAGGCCTCTGCTACTATATATTAAGGGTGATGAATCACTAATTATTAACAAAAAGAATATAGCCGTTGTAGGTACTAGAGAACCAAGTTCCACTGGAGTAGATATTGGATCCAGATTTGTATTAAATGCTATAGAAAGTGGTTGGTGTATTGTTAGTGGGTTAGCTAGAGGTTGTGATAAACTAGCCCATAGAGTAACCATAACAAATGGAGGATCTACAATTGCAGTTATCCCTATGGGGTATAGGGATGGTCTAGCCCCATGGATTTTAGATAGGGGTGTCTTTGTTTCAGAATACCCTCCAAATACAAAAGTTGAAAAATTTCGTTGTGTTTTAAGGAACAGAATAATTGTTGGTCTATCCAAGGGGTTATTTGTTATAGAGGCACAGGAGGGAAGTGGTACCCAACACTCATTAAAATACGCCATAGAAAGTAAAATTCCCATCTCCTATGGTGTTGGCTTTAATGGTATTACTAGATATAGCCATACCAAAATAGAAGATAAGAGCCAGTTTGACCTGTTTCTTAAAAATTGTATAGAATGA
- a CDS encoding methyl-accepting chemotaxis protein, whose translation MIQSLLIILMLISIFVSFIPSFLIISNFVSILLGITLLIIINRKKDKTWNQIEAEPSLPIEEVKEEPVFVKDIIQEVVVDPRGSNRPKTCHSCTEEIYFIRNSLPVIKKLTQNTQKVEEVAISELYQRFESISQETDEIVKSSEDSLESIFDTDKSDNLAYVLNASKEINREFSRFMEVINNMNLLADEFIKTSMDSFNYISKTTKDIIELAEQVKVISINVRIEAARIKDSGGFKVLGNDISNFADKTAKVAESTNQQIKDTVNNIEKQRVELSSQIKYVDSAAKNIFNRFNPFENILDYSATSIKGIIKNFNDVSVNLQNNLHSSIQNMQFQDIASQETNHILQFLEKIADSSLMDRNYDLYMDDNQKKVVRGRVINFLKEISTTASEEEEVVRFSKEWNLDIAKEEESKSTKLDDGVFLF comes from the coding sequence ATGATACAAAGTTTACTGATAATTCTAATGCTAATTTCTATCTTTGTTAGCTTTATTCCTAGTTTTCTAATAATCTCAAATTTTGTTAGCATACTCCTAGGTATCACACTATTAATAATTATTAATCGGAAAAAAGATAAGACTTGGAATCAAATTGAGGCTGAACCTTCCCTTCCTATAGAAGAAGTTAAAGAGGAGCCGGTATTTGTTAAAGATATAATTCAAGAGGTTGTAGTTGACCCAAGGGGTAGTAATAGACCAAAAACTTGTCATAGCTGTACAGAAGAGATCTATTTTATTAGAAATAGTCTGCCTGTAATTAAAAAGTTAACTCAAAATACACAGAAGGTCGAAGAGGTAGCAATTAGTGAGCTTTATCAAAGGTTTGAGTCAATATCCCAGGAGACTGATGAAATTGTTAAAAGTTCAGAAGACTCTTTAGAATCAATATTTGATACTGATAAAAGTGATAACTTAGCCTATGTTCTTAATGCTTCTAAGGAGATAAATAGGGAGTTCTCTCGGTTTATGGAGGTTATAAATAACATGAACCTATTAGCTGACGAGTTTATTAAGACATCAATGGATAGTTTTAACTATATAAGTAAAACTACAAAGGATATTATTGAACTTGCCGAGCAGGTAAAGGTTATCTCAATAAATGTAAGGATCGAGGCTGCAAGAATTAAGGATAGCGGTGGGTTTAAGGTTTTAGGTAACGATATTTCTAACTTTGCAGATAAAACAGCTAAGGTTGCAGAGAGTACAAACCAACAGATTAAAGATACTGTAAATAATATAGAAAAACAGAGAGTTGAACTCTCAAGTCAGATAAAATATGTAGATAGTGCTGCAAAAAATATTTTTAATAGGTTTAACCCATTTGAAAATATATTAGATTACTCTGCAACTTCAATAAAAGGAATAATAAAGAATTTTAATGATGTTTCTGTTAATCTACAAAATAACCTCCACTCTTCCATTCAAAATATGCAGTTTCAAGATATTGCAAGCCAGGAAACAAACCACATACTACAATTTTTAGAAAAAATTGCAGATAGTAGTTTAATGGACCGAAATTACGACCTGTATATGGATGATAATCAAAAGAAAGTAGTGCGAGGTAGAGTAATAAACTTTTTAAAAGAGATAAGTACTACAGCAAGTGAAGAGGAGGAAGTTGTAAGATTTTCTAAGGAGTGGAATCTAGATATAGCTAAGGAAGAGGAGTCTAAGAGTACTAAGTTAGATGACGGAGTATTTCTTTTTTAG
- a CDS encoding 3'-5' exonuclease, with protein MFNLNTDLLVIDLEATAGVDENGNQTNNYIIDLGAVLLNKNLEIVSSFESLVKPEEEITEFITNLTKIDNDMVKDEDLFPEVSNRLLKWLVDSLEGRSIKKIRLCAWGTYFDIPLLRSVYSKYSLNYPFSGTSFDIKTMALMWHSLSGKKTDKLQVSTVAKEMGIKADGFYHRALTDALVETKILQRVWLDLQGFFLEDKTGVKHYNIVAN; from the coding sequence ATGTTTAACTTAAATACTGACTTATTAGTCATTGACTTAGAAGCAACTGCTGGTGTAGACGAAAATGGAAACCAAACCAATAACTATATTATAGACCTAGGAGCAGTCCTACTCAATAAAAACTTAGAGATAGTCTCCTCTTTTGAATCCTTAGTAAAACCAGAGGAAGAGATAACTGAGTTTATTACAAATTTAACAAAAATTGATAACGATATGGTTAAAGATGAAGATCTTTTCCCAGAGGTTTCTAATAGATTATTAAAATGGTTAGTAGATAGCCTAGAGGGAAGAAGTATTAAAAAAATTAGACTATGCGCCTGGGGAACATACTTTGATATACCTCTTTTAAGAAGTGTATACAGTAAATACTCACTGAATTATCCATTTTCTGGAACATCATTTGATATAAAAACAATGGCTCTTATGTGGCACAGCCTTAGTGGAAAAAAGACAGACAAACTACAAGTATCCACTGTTGCAAAAGAGATGGGTATAAAAGCTGATGGGTTCTACCATAGAGCCTTAACAGATGCTTTAGTAGAAACTAAAATACTGCAAAGGGTATGGTTAGACTTACAAGGGTTCTTCTTAGAGGATAAAACAGGAGTAAAACACTACAATATTGTGGCAAACTAA
- a CDS encoding DUF998 domain-containing protein, producing the protein MSNIIHTYKSLRKTVGYIGLFLPFTLMIGGFCKSVQLQASISDYYYTNMGDVFVGALCCVGLFLFFYAGYDKTDDILGNIAGIFAFGVAFFPTSQNDKVEIIGTIHIICATLLFIILAVFSLVLFTKGDKSNSQKVRRNILYRICGIMMVLSIISLFIYFLVPKNSPGHFVFFAESTALVFFGISWLTKGGDLFFPDKTKRVRPYKRLKYLKR; encoded by the coding sequence ATGAGTAATATTATCCATACGTACAAATCCCTTAGAAAAACTGTTGGGTATATAGGTCTATTTTTACCCTTTACCCTAATGATAGGTGGTTTTTGTAAGTCGGTTCAGTTACAAGCCTCTATAAGCGATTATTATTATACAAATATGGGAGATGTATTTGTTGGAGCTCTGTGTTGTGTCGGTCTATTTCTATTCTTCTATGCAGGATATGATAAGACAGATGATATCTTAGGTAACATAGCTGGTATTTTTGCCTTTGGTGTAGCATTTTTCCCTACTTCACAAAATGATAAAGTGGAGATCATTGGGACTATACATATAATATGTGCCACACTTCTATTTATTATATTAGCAGTTTTTTCCCTTGTTCTTTTTACTAAGGGGGATAAAAGTAATTCACAAAAGGTTAGAAGAAATATACTTTATAGGATCTGTGGTATTATGATGGTTTTATCAATAATCTCTCTTTTTATATACTTTTTAGTTCCAAAGAATAGTCCTGGACACTTTGTGTTTTTTGCAGAATCTACAGCCCTTGTTTTTTTTGGTATCTCTTGGTTGACTAAGGGAGGAGATCTATTTTTTCCAGATAAAACTAAAAGGGTTAGACCATATAAAAGATTAAAATACTTAAAAAGATAA
- the icd gene encoding NADP-dependent isocitrate dehydrogenase, with the protein MINRVKMVDGVLNVPDNPVIPYIEGDGIGCDIWQAAQSVFDAAVKKAYGNSKKIEWREVLAGGKAFDKTGQWLPQETEDSFKDYLIGIKGPLMTPVGGGIRSLNVTLRQNLDLFVCLRPVSYYSGIETPVKEPQKVDIVVFRENTEDVYAGFEVASDDPRVDKLKKFLKDEMDWDIKGETGLGIKPMSKESTERLVIEAIKFALKNKRKVVTLVHKGNIMKFTEGAFRNWGYEVALREFPNQVTKDPNDSSKLLINDCIADAFLQNILLKPEAYDVVATLNLNGDYCSDALAAQVGGIGISPGANINYHTGVAIFEATHGTAPDIAGKNMANPSSIILSGKMMFEYMGWQEAANLIEKGVSTTISSKRVTGDLASMMSGDPETLGTNEYAKLIIQNM; encoded by the coding sequence ATGATTAACAGAGTTAAGATGGTTGATGGAGTATTAAATGTTCCTGATAATCCTGTTATACCTTATATAGAAGGTGATGGAATTGGTTGTGATATATGGCAGGCAGCTCAGTCTGTTTTTGATGCAGCTGTAAAAAAAGCCTATGGAAATAGTAAAAAGATTGAGTGGAGAGAAGTTCTTGCTGGTGGGAAGGCTTTTGATAAAACTGGTCAGTGGTTACCCCAGGAGACTGAAGACTCTTTTAAGGATTATTTAATTGGAATCAAAGGTCCATTAATGACTCCTGTTGGTGGAGGTATTAGAAGCTTAAATGTTACGCTTCGTCAGAATTTAGATCTCTTTGTATGTTTAAGACCTGTTTCATACTATTCAGGTATAGAGACTCCAGTAAAAGAGCCTCAAAAAGTTGATATCGTTGTATTTAGAGAGAATACAGAAGATGTATATGCAGGGTTTGAAGTAGCATCTGATGACCCAAGAGTTGATAAATTAAAAAAATTCTTAAAAGATGAGATGGATTGGGATATAAAGGGTGAGACTGGTTTAGGAATCAAACCTATGAGTAAAGAGTCCACTGAACGCCTTGTTATTGAAGCAATAAAATTCGCTTTAAAAAACAAAAGAAAAGTTGTAACATTAGTTCACAAGGGTAATATTATGAAGTTTACCGAGGGTGCTTTTAGGAATTGGGGTTATGAAGTTGCATTAAGGGAGTTTCCTAACCAAGTTACTAAAGACCCAAATGATAGTAGTAAACTTTTAATAAATGACTGTATAGCCGATGCCTTTTTACAGAATATATTATTAAAACCAGAAGCCTATGATGTTGTAGCAACTCTTAATTTAAATGGAGACTACTGTTCTGATGCATTAGCTGCCCAAGTAGGAGGAATTGGAATATCCCCTGGTGCTAATATTAACTATCATACTGGTGTTGCTATTTTTGAGGCAACCCATGGAACTGCCCCTGATATTGCAGGGAAGAATATGGCGAATCCATCATCTATAATCCTATCTGGGAAGATGATGTTTGAGTATATGGGCTGGCAGGAGGCTGCTAACCTTATTGAGAAGGGAGTTAGTACTACTATTTCATCCAAAAGAGTTACAGGGGATTTAGCATCAATGATGTCTGGAGATCCTGAGACCCTAGGTACAAATGAGTATGCAAAACTCATAATTCAAAACATGTAA
- a CDS encoding tetratricopeptide repeat protein: protein MKIKYLIIFMFILISLTSCNKTNYSQYIDKESSSKTELNQLFSLIETYTTYSENKFTVMNEIINLLLKDKDGGKLNLFITSYINEHPDDPYNSYYLLNLASYYLNEHLDNFAIQYLHSAVTKYKDLIIRGESTHFKALEVLLDISKESEYKILYYKKLIREHKDRVNKKDVFTGGLGELYYYLGKTLEENEQWEESIEAYKKYLEFEDTVISTKNDVREEIIKKVGFYYSDKKWVVNDLNRLVANVRYAISIRNPALLDKYRAFDFFIINWNSDYADLKSSFPMESNVLTGMSIKSESKLDPMSTDNEAYLAVYGNRWSSSIWFVYPVWYFYFKKVDFPMDPEIHGGWEWAGIFLGEKV, encoded by the coding sequence ATGAAAATCAAATACCTAATAATTTTTATGTTTATACTTATAAGCCTAACCTCTTGTAATAAAACAAATTATTCCCAATATATAGATAAAGAGAGTTCATCTAAAACTGAATTAAATCAGCTATTTTCACTTATAGAGACATATACTACTTATTCCGAAAATAAATTTACAGTTATGAACGAGATAATTAACCTCCTTTTAAAGGATAAAGATGGAGGCAAATTAAATTTATTTATTACAAGTTATATAAATGAACACCCTGATGATCCATATAATTCATACTATCTATTAAATTTAGCATCATATTATTTAAATGAACATTTAGATAATTTTGCTATCCAGTATCTACATAGTGCAGTAACAAAATATAAAGATCTTATTATAAGGGGCGAATCAACCCATTTTAAAGCCTTAGAAGTTCTTTTAGATATTTCAAAAGAGAGTGAATATAAAATACTTTATTATAAAAAGCTTATACGAGAACACAAAGATAGAGTAAATAAAAAAGATGTATTTACCGGAGGTTTAGGTGAACTCTACTACTACCTAGGTAAAACATTAGAAGAAAATGAACAGTGGGAAGAGTCGATTGAAGCCTATAAAAAATATCTAGAGTTTGAAGATACTGTTATATCTACTAAAAATGATGTTAGGGAAGAGATAATCAAAAAGGTAGGTTTTTATTACTCAGATAAAAAGTGGGTCGTTAATGATTTAAACAGACTAGTTGCCAATGTTAGATATGCAATTTCCATTAGAAACCCAGCTCTTTTGGATAAATACAGAGCGTTTGACTTCTTTATTATAAACTGGAATTCCGACTATGCAGATTTAAAGAGTAGCTTTCCTATGGAGTCAAATGTTTTAACAGGAATGAGTATAAAATCAGAATCAAAACTTGACCCAATGTCAACAGATAATGAAGCCTACTTAGCAGTTTACGGTAACCGTTGGAGTAGTAGTATATGGTTTGTATATCCAGTATGGTACTTTTATTTCAAAAAAGTGGACTTCCCTATGGATCCAGAGATACACGGAGGTTGGGAATGGGCAGGCATTTTCCTTGGAGAAAAAGTTTAA
- a CDS encoding LysM peptidoglycan-binding domain-containing protein gives MGRHFPWRKSLILFFILNRLLHLAAEPLVSQNHNPRWKSEIKYEKRDIFSSINDYKRSQFLDLDGYDSKAIETLYKQVKKDNWDKYLKTTYSRLLPYRDFIAAEVEKQGVPYEIIYLPIVESAAYPMATSHMGATGLWQFMSNSSSAYDMKTTEWVDERRDFIKSTKGAIAKLSYNYKVTGDWLLALAAYNCGLNRVKTVVKKSGIDDFWELSRLGLLPKETINYIPKLLLVSSLLQDKNLYNVPIKWDINEWSEVELENSIDLRLLAEKSGIPFKVLKDGNSELLYNVTPPINSSYKLKIPKEYTDSVKNALLKQDTLIEFYKYRVKSGDTLSEISYHYGLSTPSLIKYNPGVSPRTLRVGRVLIVPAIKKVEPYGSNIETKIFKNYYVVKDGDTLWGLSMKFDTTVEEIALNNGINVNNYIKKGMRLRVP, from the coding sequence ATGGGCAGGCATTTTCCTTGGAGAAAAAGTTTAATACTTTTTTTTATTTTAAACAGACTACTTCATTTAGCAGCAGAGCCATTAGTTTCACAAAATCATAATCCAAGATGGAAGTCGGAGATTAAATATGAGAAAAGAGATATATTTAGTAGTATAAATGACTATAAAAGAAGTCAGTTCCTAGATTTAGATGGATATGACTCTAAGGCCATAGAGACACTATATAAGCAGGTAAAAAAGGATAATTGGGATAAGTATTTAAAAACAACCTATTCTAGACTTCTACCATATAGAGATTTTATTGCAGCAGAGGTTGAAAAACAGGGTGTACCCTACGAGATTATCTATCTACCAATTGTAGAGTCCGCAGCATATCCTATGGCAACTAGTCATATGGGAGCTACAGGATTATGGCAGTTTATGTCTAATAGTAGCTCAGCCTATGATATGAAAACTACAGAGTGGGTTGATGAGAGAAGGGATTTTATAAAATCAACTAAGGGAGCAATAGCAAAGTTAAGTTATAACTACAAAGTCACTGGAGACTGGTTACTTGCCCTAGCTGCATATAATTGTGGGTTAAATAGGGTAAAAACTGTTGTAAAAAAAAGTGGTATAGATGATTTTTGGGAATTATCAAGGTTAGGACTACTTCCAAAAGAGACTATAAACTATATCCCAAAACTTTTACTAGTTAGTTCTCTACTACAGGATAAAAACTTATATAATGTACCTATTAAATGGGATATAAACGAGTGGAGCGAGGTTGAATTGGAAAACTCTATAGACCTTAGACTCCTAGCGGAAAAGTCAGGTATACCATTTAAAGTTTTAAAAGATGGAAACAGTGAACTTTTATATAATGTTACTCCACCAATAAATAGTTCTTATAAACTGAAAATTCCTAAAGAGTATACCGATAGTGTAAAAAACGCTTTATTAAAGCAGGATACTCTTATAGAATTCTACAAATACAGGGTGAAATCAGGAGATACACTATCTGAAATAAGTTATCATTATGGGTTATCTACCCCTAGTCTAATAAAATACAACCCTGGGGTAAGCCCTAGAACTTTAAGGGTAGGAAGGGTTTTAATAGTTCCTGCAATAAAAAAAGTGGAGCCCTATGGTTCTAATATTGAAACAAAAATTTTTAAGAATTATTATGTTGTAAAGGATGGGGATACTCTATGGGGTTTATCCATGAAATTTGATACAACTGTGGAAGAAATTGCATTAAACAACGGAATTAATGTTAATAACTATATAAAAAAAGGTATGAGGTTAAGGGTTCCTTAA
- a CDS encoding SH3 domain-containing protein — MNFKKLLLIFISIMALSSCEKYIGYGVIMLPEEDSNLETGSLIKITKESRIREAWVYNSEEEEHIEIKKWRVEFYKELEDAQKYIEEYKEYKDYYVIVNTNAHSMRIKPTAKANLVYRLKKDQRVKVIGRTAEKEKIARFEGYWWKLITDDGVKGWSYDSYLSVYNNDQVIHSNVTDDGPEIHEFFRNVWRPKYFWEMQKSRNIDLDKFKAKFKMTPDLDNKEITISMPDHYATYKFTEFKKTGANNYILEGSPIQLDFSYKGQVIVIYSVDSKSYETDFIYMKDSVVNEIIETEKTSRKIKYNEFLFGGPVFNSRAYGEISFYEDNKFTWTNKQNLITKQLLTSNASSEGKISFDIFLSQQLKSKYDGVITFDFGERQELTFLYNFENNGVTFIYVPPATIKDKVVETDDFYTPIQLFFTGSL, encoded by the coding sequence ATGAATTTTAAAAAACTTTTACTTATTTTTATAAGCATAATGGCTCTATCATCATGTGAAAAATATATAGGTTATGGGGTAATAATGTTACCTGAAGAGGATAGTAACTTAGAGACAGGATCACTAATAAAAATAACTAAGGAGTCTAGAATAAGGGAAGCCTGGGTATATAATAGTGAAGAAGAAGAGCATATCGAAATAAAAAAATGGCGTGTAGAGTTTTATAAAGAGTTAGAAGATGCTCAAAAATATATAGAAGAGTATAAAGAGTATAAAGATTATTACGTTATTGTTAATACTAATGCCCACTCTATGAGAATTAAGCCAACAGCTAAAGCTAATTTAGTATATAGACTTAAAAAGGACCAAAGAGTTAAGGTTATAGGAAGAACAGCAGAAAAAGAGAAAATTGCTCGATTTGAGGGATATTGGTGGAAATTAATAACCGATGATGGGGTAAAAGGGTGGAGTTATGACTCCTATCTTAGTGTATATAATAACGACCAGGTTATTCATAGTAATGTTACAGATGACGGCCCAGAGATTCATGAGTTTTTTAGAAATGTATGGAGACCTAAGTACTTCTGGGAGATGCAAAAATCCAGAAATATTGACTTAGATAAATTTAAGGCTAAATTTAAAATGACTCCAGATCTTGATAATAAAGAGATTACCATATCCATGCCTGATCACTATGCTACATATAAATTTACTGAGTTTAAAAAAACTGGAGCTAATAACTACATATTAGAAGGCTCTCCTATTCAATTAGATTTCTCCTACAAAGGTCAGGTAATTGTAATCTACTCAGTAGACTCTAAATCCTATGAGACAGACTTTATCTATATGAAGGATAGTGTTGTAAACGAGATTATTGAGACAGAGAAAACATCAAGAAAGATTAAGTACAATGAGTTTCTATTTGGTGGACCAGTTTTTAATAGTAGGGCTTATGGAGAGATATCTTTTTATGAAGATAATAAATTCACATGGACCAATAAACAGAACCTAATAACAAAACAACTACTTACTAGTAATGCCTCATCAGAGGGGAAGATCTCCTTTGATATATTCTTAAGTCAACAACTTAAGAGTAAGTATGATGGTGTTATTACCTTTGACTTTGGGGAGCGGCAGGAGCTTACATTCTTATATAATTTTGAAAATAATGGAGTAACTTTTATTTATGTTCCTCCAGCAACTATTAAAGATAAAGTTGTAGAAACTGATGATTTCTATACGCCTATTCAGCTATTTTTTACAGGAAGTCTATAG
- a CDS encoding ABC-F family ATP-binding cassette domain-containing protein, producing the protein MTTATGIGIGIAFGDRDVLKDVNITLTDKSRIALSGGNGSGKSTLMKILSGVNPPDRGQVSIPKSVRTYYLPQSGIVFKDNTLLEEVEGAFDHIRELEAEMDKIGHELTTCREDKHEKLLFEHNEIHEKIVESGYYSREGEITKILQGLGFDLKEFNKKTSEFSGGWQMRIALAKALLQRPQLILLDEPTNYLDIEARDWLGSFLKVFTGGVLIVSHDRFFLDQVVDHVAELFNGSLKLYKGNYSKYEKLREIELEELLRQYKKQQEEIAKHENFIRRFKAKASKATQAGSHEKALEKIERIEIPTSMQKMNITFPKPPHSGKNVIMLEDLNRSYGDKKVINHLDLHIEKNEKLVIAGKNGAGKSTLLRVLAGVDKDYTGSFKLGTDVKVGYFSQDHGEKLNENNTILEELESESPTDLIPKLRGLLGAFLFQGDDVFKAIKVLSGGEKNRVSLLKLLLKPFNLLILDEPTNHLDLGSKDVLLSALTEYEGTLIFVSHDRYFIERLATKVLHLENGEHKLYLGDYNYYKAKRDEECLNIEGDYTEIKEVKQSKLSRDEDKKLKNLIQKLERVEAELLTKIEKQGEITTSYHNQMALEENYSNPQKAIEIQNKIKDSEKLEEKLTIEWEETLIELEETRELRS; encoded by the coding sequence GTGACTACAGCAACAGGTATAGGCATAGGGATAGCCTTTGGGGATAGAGATGTTCTTAAGGATGTAAATATCACTCTAACAGATAAGAGTAGAATTGCACTCTCTGGTGGAAATGGTAGTGGAAAGTCAACACTAATGAAGATCCTATCAGGAGTTAACCCTCCTGATAGAGGCCAGGTTTCTATACCTAAAAGTGTTAGAACATACTATCTACCCCAATCAGGTATTGTATTCAAGGACAATACCCTTTTAGAAGAGGTTGAAGGAGCTTTTGATCATATTAGAGAACTAGAAGCTGAAATGGATAAAATTGGACATGAGCTTACAACATGTAGGGAAGATAAACATGAAAAACTTCTATTTGAGCATAATGAGATCCATGAAAAAATTGTAGAGAGTGGCTACTACTCTAGGGAGGGTGAAATAACTAAAATCCTTCAGGGTCTTGGATTTGACCTTAAAGAGTTTAATAAAAAGACCTCTGAGTTCTCTGGTGGTTGGCAGATGAGAATTGCTTTAGCTAAAGCTCTTTTGCAAAGACCCCAATTAATTCTATTAGATGAACCAACAAACTACCTGGATATTGAGGCTCGAGACTGGTTAGGAAGCTTCTTGAAAGTATTTACAGGGGGAGTATTAATTGTATCCCATGATAGATTTTTTCTAGATCAAGTTGTAGACCATGTAGCGGAGCTATTTAATGGAAGTCTAAAACTATACAAAGGAAATTATAGTAAGTATGAGAAATTAAGGGAGATCGAGTTAGAAGAGTTATTAAGACAGTATAAAAAGCAGCAGGAAGAGATAGCTAAACATGAAAATTTTATACGACGTTTTAAAGCAAAAGCTTCTAAGGCTACCCAAGCAGGTTCCCACGAGAAGGCTCTAGAAAAAATTGAGAGAATTGAAATTCCCACAAGTATGCAAAAGATGAATATAACTTTTCCTAAGCCACCCCACAGTGGTAAAAATGTTATAATGTTAGAGGATCTTAATAGATCCTATGGTGATAAAAAAGTTATAAACCACCTGGATCTTCATATTGAAAAGAATGAAAAACTTGTTATTGCAGGGAAAAATGGTGCTGGAAAGTCTACACTACTTAGGGTCTTAGCCGGTGTTGATAAAGATTATACAGGTAGTTTTAAACTAGGAACAGACGTTAAGGTTGGTTATTTCTCCCAGGATCATGGAGAGAAACTAAATGAGAATAATACAATTTTAGAAGAGTTAGAAAGCGAGAGTCCAACTGATTTAATACCAAAATTAAGAGGCCTACTAGGTGCCTTTTTATTCCAAGGGGATGATGTTTTCAAGGCTATAAAAGTATTAAGTGGAGGGGAGAAAAATAGGGTATCTCTTTTAAAACTCCTTTTAAAACCATTTAACCTTTTAATACTTGATGAACCTACAAATCACCTGGATCTAGGGTCTAAGGACGTTCTTTTAAGCGCTTTAACAGAGTATGAAGGTACACTGATTTTTGTCTCCCATGACAGGTATTTTATAGAGAGATTGGCAACAAAGGTACTTCACCTAGAAAATGGAGAACATAAACTTTACCTTGGAGATTACAACTACTATAAGGCAAAAAGAGATGAAGAGTGTCTTAATATAGAGGGTGATTACACAGAGATTAAAGAGGTTAAACAGTCAAAACTATCAAGGGATGAGGATAAAAAACTTAAAAATCTAATACAAAAACTTGAACGGGTAGAAGCAGAACTACTTACAAAGATAGAGAAACAGGGAGAGATTACAACCTCCTACCACAATCAAATGGCCCTAGAAGAGAACTATAGTAACCCACAAAAGGCTATAGAGATACAAAATAAGATAAAAGATAGTGAAAAGCTTGAAGAAAAGTTAACAATAGAGTGGGAAGAGACGTTAATAGAATTAGAAGAGACAAGGGAATTAAGGAGTTAG
- a CDS encoding rhomboid family intramembrane serine protease: protein MKIRIKYNAPVSLTLIILSSLVLFLNTHVNPYLISNWFTADGSISFKYSDPYCYLKFISHILGHTDMGHFMGNAIYLILLGPILEEKYKSTTLLGLILITAIISSGINALALDTYMLGASGIVYLFIVLISFTNIEKGEFPLSVVVVLGFYIYKEISREDAGNISVVTHFVGAAVGLLYGLITVMGGFKPSFNNKKDISTQDTVIR, encoded by the coding sequence TTGAAAATTAGAATAAAATATAATGCACCAGTATCATTAACACTTATTATATTAAGCTCATTAGTTCTATTTTTAAATACCCATGTAAATCCATACCTAATTTCAAACTGGTTTACAGCTGATGGATCTATAAGTTTTAAATATAGTGATCCATACTGTTATCTAAAGTTTATCTCCCATATTCTAGGACACACTGATATGGGGCATTTTATGGGTAATGCAATCTATCTAATTCTATTAGGACCAATTTTAGAGGAGAAGTATAAATCTACAACTCTACTTGGTCTTATCCTTATTACAGCTATAATTTCAAGTGGTATTAATGCCCTTGCCCTTGATACATATATGTTAGGCGCAAGTGGTATTGTCTACCTATTTATTGTTTTAATATCATTTACCAATATAGAAAAAGGAGAGTTTCCCCTATCCGTTGTTGTGGTTTTAGGTTTTTACATCTATAAAGAGATTTCTAGGGAAGATGCTGGAAATATCTCTGTTGTTACCCACTTTGTAGGTGCTGCAGTTGGGCTATTGTATGGTCTAATTACTGTGATGGGTGGTTTCAAACCATCATTTAACAATAAAAAAGATATCTCAACCCAAGATACGGTTATTCGATAG